Proteins co-encoded in one Leptodactylus fuscus isolate aLepFus1 chromosome 4, aLepFus1.hap2, whole genome shotgun sequence genomic window:
- the ALDH5A1 gene encoding succinate-semialdehyde dehydrogenase, mitochondrial, with protein sequence MSGILRLPYRMASTSSVPAALLRSAAYVGGSWLQSSDSATFPVLDPATGTELVKVADCGPRECREAVNAAAKAFQSWKDVPSKERSILLRKWYDLMIQHKDELARIITAENGKPTKEALGEIAYAAGFLEWYSEEARRIYGDVISVPMKDRRALALKQPVGVASIITPWNFPSAMITRKVGAALAAGCTVVMKPAEDTPLSALALAELAHQAGIPAGVYNVVPCSREKAPAVGEVLCTHPSVAKISFTGSTATGKILLRLAADSVKRVSMELGGHAPFIVFDSADLDKAAAGALACKFRNSGQTCVSANRFLVQKGIQDAFVKKLSALMAKELHVGNGFDEGVTQGPLINDRAVDKVERHIKDAVSQGARLVAGGKPSDAGRNFYEPTLLSNVTTQMLCAKEETFGPLAPVIEFDTEEEAIAIANSANVGLAGYFYSQDPAQIWRVAERLEVGMVGVNEGLLSSVECPFGGVKQSGIGREGSKYGIDEYLEVKYVCFGGL encoded by the exons ATGTCTGGCATCCTCAGACTTCCATATAGGATGGCATCCACCTCATCTGTGCCTGCTGCTCTGCTGCGCTCTGCTGCTTATGTTGGGGGCTCATGGCTACAATCATCTGACTCTGCAACTTTTCCAGTATTAGATCCTGCCACTGGCACAGAACTAGTTAAAGTTGCAGATTGTGGACCCAGAGAATGCAGGGAAGCCGTGAATGCAGCAGCCAAAGCTTTTCAGTCCTGGAAAGATGTGCCCAGTAAG GAACGAAGCATCCTCTTGCGCAAGTGGTATGATCTGATGATACAGCATAAAGATGAACTTGCTCGAATTATCACAGCtgaaaat GGGAAGCCTACGAAAGAAGCACTTGGAGAAATAGCCTATGCTGCAGGATTCCTCGAGTGGTATTCAGAAGAGGCACGTCGCATATATGGAGATGTGATTTCTGTGCCCATGAAAGACCGCCGTGCTTTAGCACTAAAACAGCCAGTTGGAGTTGCCTCCATTATAACCCCA TGGAATTTCCCCAGTGCTATGATCACAAGGAAGGTGGGTGCTGCCTTAGCTGCTGGCTGTACAGTTGTCATGAAGCCAGCAGAAGATACCCCACTGTCTGCCTTGGCACTTGCAGAG CTTGCTCACCAGGCCGGGATCCCAGCAGGAGTATATAATGTTGTGCCTTGCTCACGAGAGAAGGCTCCAGCAGTTGGAGAAGTTCTTTGCACGCATCCATCTGTAGCTAAAATTTCTTTTACTGGGTCCACTGCAACAGGGAAG ATTCTACTTCGACTTGCAGCTGATTCTGTGAAGAGAGTGTCCATGGAGCTTGGTGGACATGCCCCATTCATTGTTTTTGACAGTGCAGATCTGGACAAGGCTGCCGCGGGAGCTCTAGCTTGTAAATTTCGCAATTCTGGACAG ACTTGTGTTAGTGCAAACAGATTCCTGGTTCAGAAAGGAATACAAGACGCCTTTGTGAAAAAACTGTCAGCACTAATGGCAAAGGAACTCCATGTTGGAAATGGATTTGATGAAGGCGTAACCCAGGGACCCCTCATTAATGACAGAGCTGTGGACAAG GTGGAGCGCCATATAAAAGATGCCGTGTCTCAAGGAGCTCGACTTGTAGCTGGAGGCAAACCATCAGATGCTGGCAGGAACTTCTATGAGCCAACCTTGCTGAGCAATGTTACCACGCAGATGCTTTGTGCTAAAGAAGAAACATTTGGACCTCTAGCTCCAGTCATCGA GTTTGATACTGAAGAGGAAGCAATTGCAATAGCAAATTCAGCCAATGTAGGATTAGCAG GTTACTTCTATTCTCAGGACCCAGCACAAATCTGGCGAGTGGCAGAACGTCTAGAAGTTGGTATGGTGGGGGTTAATGAAGGATTGCTATCATCCGTTGAGTGTCCATTTGGTGGAGTAAAACAGTCAGGCATTGGAAGAGAAGGATCCAAATATGGCATAGATGAGTATTTAGAAGTTAAATACGTTTGCTTTGGAGGTCTATAA